A window of the Miscanthus floridulus cultivar M001 chromosome 14, ASM1932011v1, whole genome shotgun sequence genome harbors these coding sequences:
- the LOC136504756 gene encoding F-box/LRR-repeat protein 3-like, which produces MSREAQKLDSAADGAVGIGVLSLDLLGQVLDRLREPRDRKACRLVSRAFERAEAAHRRALRVLRREPLPRLLRAFPALERLDLSACASLDDASLAAAVAGAGGGLAGLRSVCLARANGVGWRGLEALVAACPKLEAVDLSHCVSAGDREVAAVAAAAGLRELRLDKCLAVTDMGLAKVAVGCPRLEKLSLKWCREISDIGIDLLAKKCPELRSLNISYLKVGNESLRSISSLERLEELAMVCCSCIDDEGLELLSKGSDSLQSVDVSRCDHVTSEGLAALIDGRKFLQKLYAADCLHERGQRFLSKLATLKETLTMLKLDGLEVSDSLLQAIGESCNKLVEIGLSKCSGVTDEGISSLVAQCSDLRAIDLTCCNLITNNALDSIADNCKMLECLRLESCSLINEKGLKRIATCCPNLKEIDLTDCGVDDAALEHLAKCSELRILKLGLCSSISDKGIAFISSNCGKLVELDLYRCNSITDDGLAALANGCKRIKLLNFCYCNKITDTGLGHLGSLEELTNLELRCLVRITGIGISSVAIGCKSLIELDLKRCYSVDDAGLWALARYALNLRQLTISYCQVTGLGLCHLLSSLRCLQDIKMVHLSWVSIEGFEMALRAACGRLKKLKMLCGLKTVLSPELLQMLQACGCRIRWVNKPLVYKD; this is translated from the exons ATGAGCCGGGAGGCGCAGAAGCTCGATTCCGCCGCCGACGGCGCAGTCGGGATCGGGGTCCTGTCGCTGGACCTGCTGGGCCAGGTGCTGGACCGCCTGCGGGAGCCGCGGGACCGCAAGGCGTGCCGCCTCGTCAGCCGCGCCTTCGAGCGCGCCGAGGCCGCGCACCGCCGCGCGCTGCGGGTGCTCCGCCGCGAGCCGCTCCCGCGCCTGCTCCGTGCCTTTCCCGCGCTCGAGCGGCTCGACCTCTCCGCCTGCGCCTCGCTCGACGACGCCTCCCTCGCGGCCGctgtcgccggcgccggcgggggGCTCGCGGGGCTCCGCAGCGTGTGCCTCGCGCGGGCCAACGGGGTCGGCTGGCGCGGCCTCGAGGCGCTCGTCGCCGCCTGCCCCAAGCTGGAGGCCGTCGACCTGTCGCACTGCGTCAGCGCCGGGGATCGCGAGGTCGCCGCGGTGGCAGCCGCGGCCGGGCTCAGGGAGCTGAGGCTGGACAAATGCCTTGCCGTCACCGACATGGGGCTCGCCAAGGTGGCTGTTGGGTGCCCCAGGCTGGAGAAGCTCAGCCTCAAGTGGTGCCGTGAGATCTCTGACATCGGAATTGATCTGCTGGCCAAAAAGTGCCCCGAGCTCCGCAGCCTCAACATATCCTACCTCAAG GTGGGTAATGAATCACTTAgatcaatttcttcacttgagaGGCTTGAGGAATTGGCAATGGTTTGTTGTTCATGTATAGATGATGAAGGCCTGGAATTGCTGAGCAAGGGGAGTGATTCGCTGCAG aGTGTTGATGTGTCAAGATGTGATCATGTGACTTCTGAGGGGTTAGCTGCACTGATAGATGGTCGCAAGTTTCTCCAGAAGTTATATGCTGCAGATTGTTTGCAT GAGAGAGGACAACGTTTTCTGTCCAAGTTGGCAACACTGAAGGAAACCTTGACAATGTTGAAACTCGATGGTCTTGAGGTCTCGGACTCTCTTCTTCAAGCCATTGGTGAAAGCTGTAACAAATTGGTTGAGATTGGACTTAGCAAATGCAGTGGTGTTACAGATGAAGGAATCTCATCTCTTGTAGCTCAGTGTAGTGACCTAAGAGCAATTGATCTCACATGCTGCAATCTCATTACCAACAATGCGCTTGATTCAATAGCTGATAACTGTAAGATGCTTGAATGCTTGCGGTTGGAATCATGCTCTTTGATAAATGAGAAGGGACTAAAGCGAATTGCAACTTGTTGCCCCAATCTTAAGGAGATAGACCTCACTGACTGCGGAGTGGATGATGCAG CATTGGAGCACTTGGCTAAATGCTCTGAATTGAGAATATTGAAATTAGGCCTATGCTCAAGTATTTCTGACAAAGGCATTGCATTTATTAGTTCAAATTGTGGAAAGCTTGTGGAGCTTGATCTCTACCG GTGCAACTCTATTACTGATGATGGGTTGGCAGCTTTAGCAAATGGATGCAAGAGGATTAAGTTACTGAACTTTTGTTACTGCAACAAAATCACTGATACTGGTTTGGGTCACTTAGGCTCCCTGGAGGAGCTCACAAACCTTGAATTGAGGTGCTTGGTCCGCATAACAGGCATTGGGATCTCCTCAGTTGCAATCGGATGCAAGAGCCTGATAGAGCTGGACTTGAAACGATGCTATTCAGTTGATGACGCTGGCCTGTGGGCCCTTGCTCGTTATGCTTTGAACCTTAGACAG CTTACGATATCTTACTGCCAAGTCACGGGGTTGGGCCTGTGCCACCTGCTGAGCTCCCTGCGGTGCCTCCAGGACATTAAGATGGTGCACCTTTCATGGGTCTCCATAGAAGGGTTTGAGATGGCGCTGCGAGCAGCCTGCGGGAGGCtgaagaagctgaagatgctCTGCGGGCTGAAGACCGTGCTGTCCCCTGAGCTCCTCCAGATGCTGCAGGCGTGTGGCTGCCGAATAAGATGGGTCAACAAGCCTCTTGTCTACAAGGACTAA